One Salmo salar chromosome ssa01, Ssal_v3.1, whole genome shotgun sequence DNA window includes the following coding sequences:
- the znf511 gene encoding zinc finger protein 511 isoform X1 — MLKPELIQILTASDLVDLRIDEIPKLQVGFRPGSLFSSFTSQDREARLTFTFIPHQILLNKDHEFFEDGDIHRHLYLQNLSTCPAYDSPTARQCEFRCHISGCSQVFSTVEDYEHHYNMLHRHVCSSCQRSLPSARLLDIHIQEWHDSLFSILAERQDMYQCLVEGCGLKFRTREQRKDHMIKIHKYPSDFMFDKAKRIKNIKIAKKNMPQKGTSMEVSMSVSEPEGVCEVLPDQPEEEEYMEINHSLEPGILDPAGIPINTVELPTDHDTAPILSVTIQPTTNQQRPQHNRERHSYRVPRTVCFGQGSVQGFRGRGRRI; from the exons ATGCTGAAGCCTGAATTGATACAGATTTTGACAGCGAGTGATTTGGTTGATTTACGAATCGACGAAATTCCTAAATTGCAGGTGGGCTTCAGACCGGGGAGTTTGTTCAGTTCGTTCACATCACAGGACAGGGAGGCGAGGTTAACGTTCACCTTCATTCCACATCAAATACTGCTCAACAAGGACCACGAGTTTTTTGAG gatggGGACATACATAGACACCTGTACCTCCAGAACCTCTCAACCTGCCCAGCTTATGACTCACCTACAGCCAG GCAGTGTGAGTTCAGGTGTCATATATCTGGCTGTAGCCAGGTGTTCAGTACTGTGGAGGACTATGAGCATCACTATAACATGCTCCACAGACACGTGTGTTCTTCCTGCCAGAGGTCGCTGCCCTCCGCTCGCCTGCTCGACATCCACATCCAGGAGTGGCACGACTCGCTCTTCAGCATTCTGGCTGAAAGGCAGGACATG TACCAGTGTCTAGTGGAGGGTTGTGGTTTGAAGTTCAGAACCAGAGAACAGAGGAAAGACCATATGATCAAGATCCATAAGTACCCTTCTGACTTCATGTTCGACAAGGCGAAGAGGATCAAGAATATCAAAAT AGCGAAGAAGAATATGCCACAGAAAGGCACAAGTATGGAGGTGTCCATGAGTGTGAGTGAacctgagggtgtgtgtgaggtgttgcCTGACCAACCAGAGGAAGAGGAATATATGGAGATAAATCACTCTCTGGAACCAGGTATCCTGGACCCTGCAGGAATCCCAATTAACACAGTAGAGCTGCCCACAGATCATGATACTGCCCCAatcctctctgtcaccatccAGCCCACCACAAACCAACAGAGACCACagcacaacagagagagacactccTACAG GGTTCCTAGGACGGTGTGTTTCGGCCAGGGTTCTGTCCAAGGGTTCAGAGGTCGTGGCAGGAGGATTTAG